One genomic window of Eriocheir sinensis breed Jianghai 21 chromosome 57, ASM2467909v1, whole genome shotgun sequence includes the following:
- the LOC126984753 gene encoding LOW QUALITY PROTEIN: tectonin beta-propeller repeat-containing protein 2-like (The sequence of the model RefSeq protein was modified relative to this genomic sequence to represent the inferred CDS: deleted 1 base in 1 codon) yields the protein MNKGGERPAESEREGEAESWQEWSPLTPLLDQLPHHFQRGLSTSHLHLTCLAALPQHLLLGTNVGLVYLAHLPSLNLMRLKCENAVEGISCVAGVRTVEDMVAVGGTGGTITIFQLPRCDVTAAGLSTGAANNNSGVSIGSLGIGVGGSGGLTHPTPQPHPPVKRFTVTTTHNTRITALTWSLNGLLLFSGDESGAVGLVEVDPTRCECTARPLHTEPSPITQLSYLHQRLAVCTHERAVVYALSDGTHIQVGVKPRKHPGLFGCVWSPSAPKKSGLLFTSRPGLRLWAAEGGGEVLHTHIVRDLPVSAEAVILNPSTEAARDGEQFSFGLLHALGPHALVSHTRRWLVAFHTTQRRILTYTGRFRDIAGVAVWDKQIFVLEGHRTVVCLSPHPPEYIGSCRVPRPPTLGLWELSQLGNKIVTQGSGLMDHLARVGSSVAAKVTEHAGPPVLTGHKGGVGTGGKGAEGKGYEGKEGKEGGKNQFSGDPVPSILHPSSSSASPSRSSSSSSFSSSSSTPPSPHSTSMTATPNDSNNKIGSVEVVEAGGGGGGGPDSLENCGPLVTREKTKRKRGRKNASTSSLDTPSDPSPSSPSSPHPPSLAPPPSTEDIHTNIQEKEILLADILDMDCLKLDHPPPPPQPPDTSAASPYPPEPPDTLPWGSEMGDSETQCSTPSTIKETSPAPNSASGDDFYARFYSRHLSFSSVESAEGPQCHPREEEEEEDDIERLPSNFSEDRSSCLSYGPPSGSSLPSHPPPALPPHPPVPPLTPQLRQRQVVTLNDSSDIADITWSYPHEEEEEDEEEEEEEEGEVLCGGWVRRSSPGCAVSLAASHTCRAFVNTSGHLYLAGGGAGDPWRKVTLTRAAQQVSLAPGGGVGWVVVEGGEGYAFVPPPMSAGPHTPTKMAAVARDVRQASVGEERTWYLDAHMQVCVCPSISEESITAYVSAGGGGGGVEGMVQVVTRGQVVWGLTRSGQLLFRIGINPTNNSNHNNNNNNNTNTGQEWGVMAGPDPPQQGPPGTPVVGVALGAGGLGWVVDRRGRLFFREGVCDAYPQGQDLRWWQVETSQYMVGEEVAVGGVLLAASETPPITGHWWDVFSEEVWSVVCAEGLYTTQGTLCCLSPLGQLFLVNPNTSSTVPLDPPPLPPSTSSTDSSVVVSVSQRPEVLWVVTADGRVFIRAGLSASSLIGTHWDELDLTQIGDIQLCHISCGTEVVWGVDTRGGVYMRQGPLTPCLTQALPPAWIQVEPSVGTHVEFTKVFVGSRLHLVWALDTCLRVYVRQAIFPELPVGLSWVLVPGLAATHLSISEDQVVALTPRGEVFRRMGVSANNFIGDAWVRVPGRLAGLSVTTDNTLWGLNACGHLCKHHSREVDCFTTASTSTNEDPSTDPDPTTTITTAERLHTISLSSETEDWEVL from the exons ACAACAACAGTGGGGTCAGCATCGGCAGCCTTGGTATCGGTGTCGGCGGCAGTGGTGGGCTGACGCACCCAACCCCACAGCCGCACCCCCCGGTCAAGCgcttcaccgtcaccaccacacacaacacacgcaTCACCGCACTCACCTGGAGCCTCAACGGACTTCTGCTATTCTCCGGCGACGAGAGCGGCGCGGTCGGTCTCGTGGAGGTCGACCCCACCCGCTGTGAATGCACCGCCCGCCCCCTGCACACAGAGCCGTCCCCAATCACCCAGCTCTCCTACCTACACCAGCGTTTGGCCGTGTGCACCCATGAGCGCGCTGTCGTGTACGCGCTGAGCGACGGAACGCACATACAAGTTGGTGTCAAGCCTCGTAAGCACCCGGGGTTGTTTGGGTGTGTGTGGTCACCCTCTGCACCCAAGAAATCCGGCCTGCTCTTCACATCACGCCCTGGACTGAGGCTCTGGGCGgctgaggggggcggggaggtcCTACACACGCATATCGTCCGTGACCTTCCCGTCAGTGCGGAGGCCGTGATTTTGAACCCCAGTACCGAGGCAGCGAGGGATGGGGAACAGTTCTCCTTTGGCCTCCTGCACGCTCTGGGCCCCCATGCACTTGTCTCGCACACTCGTCGCTGGCTCGTCGCTTTCCACACCACCCAGCGGCGTATCCTCACCTACACTGGGCGCTTCCGGGACATCGCTGGAGTTGCCGTGTGGGATAAACAGATCTTCGTGCTCGAGGGCCACCGTACCGTCGTGTGCCTCAGCCCACACCCGCCGGAGTACATTGGGTCCTGCAGGGTGCCACGCCCCCCGACGCTGGGCCTATGGGAGCTCAGTCAGTTGGGGAATAAGATCGTAACGCAAGGGAGCGGCTTAATGGACCATCTTGCGCGCGTCGGGAGTTCAGTGGCGGCGAAGGTTACCGAACATGCCGGCCCCCCTGTGCTGACCGGCCACAAGGGGGGGGTAGGGACAGGGGGCAAGGGGgcggaagggaaaggatatgaaggaaaggagggaaaggagggagggaagaatcagTTCAGTGGTGATCCTGTTCCCTccatccttcatccctcctcgtcctccgcctctccttctcgctcctcctcctcctcctctttctcttcctcctcctccacgccaccCTCACCCCATAGCACCTCCATGACAGCTACACccaacgacagcaacaacaag ATCGGCagcgtggaggtggtggaggctggtggaggtggtggtggaggtcccGACAGCCTGGAGAACTGTGGCCCTCTGGTGACGAGGGAGAAgaccaagaggaagagaggaaggaagaatg cCTCCACGTCATCCTTAGACACTCCCAgcgacccctccccctcctccccctcctcaccccacccccccagcCTGGCCCCTCCCCCCAGCACAGaggacatacacacaaacatacaggaGAAGGAGATCCTGCTGGCGGACATTCTAGACATGGACTGCTTGAAGCTTGACCACCCGCCCCCCCCGCCGCAGCCGCCAGACACCTCCGCCGCTTCCCCGTACCCCCCCGAGCCCCCGGATACGCTGCCATGGGGGTCGGAAATGGGGGACAGTGAAACGCAGTGCTCGACCCCAAGTACGATTAAGGAGACAAGTCCGGCGCCGAATTCAGCCAGCGGCGATGATTTCTATGCGCGGTTCTACTCCCGGCACTTAAGTTTCAGCTCGGTGGAGAGTGCCGAGGGGCCGCAGTGCCACcctagggaagaggaagaggaggaggacgacatcgAACGCCTCCCAAGCAACTTCAGCGAGGACCGGTCGAGTTGTCTTAGCTATGGGCCACCTTCTGGTAGTAGCCTCCCCTCGCAcccccctcctgcccttcccccacacccccccgtcccccccctcaccccacagcTCCGCCAACGCCAGGTGGTCACGCTTAACGACTCATCGGACATCGCGGACATCACCTGGTCATAcccacacgaggaggaggaggaggacgaggaggaggaggaggaggaagagggggaggtgctTTGTGGTGGGTGGGTTCGACGCAGCTCACCTGGATGTGCCGTTAGTCTGGCAGCCTCGCACACCTGCCGGGCCTTCGTTAACACCTCCGGGCACCTCTACCTGGCGGGGGGGGGAGCCGGTGACCCCTGGCGGAAGGTGACCTTGACCCGAGCCGCCCAGCAGGTCAGCCTAGCGCCGGGAGGGGGTGTgggctgggtggtggtggaggggggggaggggtatgcCTTTGTGCCGCCCCCCATGTCCGCCggcccccacacccccaccaagATGGCAGCCGTGGCGAGGGATGTGCGTCAGGCCAGCGTCGGGGAAGAACGCACATGGTATTTGGACGCGcacatgcag gtgtgtgtgtgtcctagcaTCAGCGAGGAGAGCATCACTGCCTATGTGTCAGCtggcggaggcggcggtggtgtcgAGGGGATGGTGCAGGTGGTGACGAGGGGACAGGTGGTCTGGGGGCTAACGAGGTCCGGGCAGCTGCTATTCAG AATTGGCATCAACCCCACAAACAAcagcaaccacaacaacaacaacaacaacaacaccaacacaggCCAGGAGTGGGGTGTGATGGCCGGGCCAGACCCCCCCCAGCAGGGCCCCCCCGGTACCCCCGTTGTGGGCGTGGCGCTGGGGGCGGGTGGCCTGGGCTGGGTGGTGGACCGGCGGGGGCGGCTGTTCTTCAGGGAGGGAGTGTGCGACGCCTACCCCCAGGGACAGGACCTCAGGTGGTGGCAG gtTGAGACGAGCCAGTAcatggtgggggaggaggtggcggtggggggggtgCTGCTGGCTGCGTCGGAG ACACCACCCATCACCG GTCACTGGTGGGATGTGTTCAGCGAGGAGGTGTGGTCGGTGGTGTGTGCGGAGGGCCTGTACACCACCCAGGGCACACTCTGCTGCCTCTCGCCCCTTGGACAGCTCTTCCTGGTCAACCCCAACACCTCCTCCACTGTG CCCCTGGATCCGCCGCCGCTGCCCCCaagcaccagcagcaccgacaGCAGCGTGGTGGTCAGCGTGAGCCAGCGTCCGGAGGTGCTGTGGGTGGTGACGGCTGACGGCAGGGTGTTCATCCGCGCTGGGCTGTCGGCGTCGTCACTCATCGGCACACACTGGGACGAGTTGGACCTGACGCAGATTG GTGACATCCAGCTGTGCCACATCTCCTGCGGGACGGAGGTGGTGTGGGGGGTGGACACCAGGGGGGGCGTGTACATGCGGCAGGGCCCCCTCACCCCCTGCCTCACCCAGGCGCTGCCCCCTGCCTGGATACAAGTGGAGCCCTCCGTGGGAACCCATGTGGAGTTTActaag GTGTTTGTGGGTTCGCGCCTTCACCTGGTGTGGGCGCTGGACACCTgcctgcgtgtgtatgtgcgccaGGCCATCTTCCCCGAGCTGCCGGTGGGCCTGTCGTGGGTGCTGGTGCCGGGCCTGGCCGCCACACACCTCTCCATCAG CGAGGACCAGGTGGTGGCCCTCACGCCGCGCGGTGAAGTGTTCCGCCGCATGGGTGTCTCTGCCAACAACTTCATTGGTGACGCCTGGGTGCGGGTCCCCGGCAGGCTGGCAGGGCTGTCTG tCACCACTGACAACACTCTGTGGGGCCTCAACGCCTGTGGACACCTATGTAAACATCACAGCAGGGAGGTGGACTGcttcaccaccgcctccacctccaccaatgaAGACCCCTCCACTGATCCagaccctaccaccaccatcaccactgctgaacgcctccacaccatctctctttcctccgaaACTGAAGATTGGGAGgtgctgtga